The Microbacter sp. GSS18 genome has a segment encoding these proteins:
- a CDS encoding transporter, which produces MGWARRLAPGQSCRVRVADAATGEVRTVHIDRSVLLEAPNWSRAGDLVLNGDGVLWRLAADASGGLEQIAIEQLPELNNDHVLAPDGETVYLSANDGNIYAAPIAGGTAARITRAPDDRYHFLHGVRPDGERLAYVSLHLDAGWQSAVVRTVGVDGEEDAPVTVPPGPDDGPEYSPDGAWIYFNTERFSTVPGHAQIARVRPDGTGIEQLTFDERVNWFPHVSPDGTRAVHLSFPPGTEGHPADLPVQLKVIAEGRWSEPAVVLDVFGGQGTINVNSWSPDGAFFAFVDYPMEGQQ; this is translated from the coding sequence ATGGGCTGGGCGCGGCGGCTGGCGCCGGGACAGAGCTGCCGCGTACGCGTCGCGGATGCGGCGACGGGCGAGGTGCGCACGGTCCACATCGATCGGAGCGTGCTCCTCGAGGCTCCGAACTGGTCGCGAGCGGGCGACCTCGTGCTCAACGGCGACGGAGTGCTGTGGCGGCTCGCCGCCGACGCGTCCGGGGGGCTCGAGCAGATCGCCATCGAGCAGCTCCCCGAGCTCAACAACGACCATGTGCTCGCCCCGGACGGCGAGACGGTCTACCTGTCGGCGAACGATGGGAACATCTACGCCGCGCCGATCGCCGGCGGCACGGCCGCGCGCATCACACGCGCTCCCGACGACCGCTACCACTTCCTCCACGGGGTCCGCCCGGACGGCGAGCGGCTGGCATACGTCTCGCTGCACCTGGACGCCGGATGGCAGAGCGCCGTCGTCCGCACGGTCGGCGTCGACGGCGAGGAGGATGCGCCGGTCACCGTGCCGCCCGGGCCCGACGACGGACCGGAGTACTCGCCCGATGGCGCCTGGATCTACTTCAACACCGAGCGATTCTCGACGGTGCCGGGTCACGCGCAGATCGCGCGCGTCCGTCCGGACGGGACGGGCATCGAGCAGCTGACCTTCGACGAGCGTGTGAACTGGTTCCCGCACGTCTCGCCCGACGGCACGCGCGCCGTGCACCTCAGCTTCCCGCCCGGCACCGAGGGGCACCCGGCCGACCTTCCGGTGCAGTTGAAGGTGATCGCCGAGGGTCGCTGGAGTGAGCCGGCCGTCGTGCTCGACGTCTTCGGAGGACAGGGCACGATCAACGTCAACAGCTGGTCGCCCGACGGCGCGTTCTTCGCGTTCGTGGACTACCCGATGGAGGGGCAGCAATGA
- a CDS encoding Gfo/Idh/MocA family oxidoreductase, translated as MLPSSLPEFDTFLPARGEPALRWGVIGAGWIAGFFVDAVSAHTAQRITAVAARSPERAADFAVRHGIERSHTDVDALLADPHVDVVYIAAPQSEHLDLGLRAIAAGKDVLVEKPLAITPADARTLIEAATRAGVFLMEAMWSRYQPQSLLIRRLIEEGVIGDPMSVIADHGQPLAKDPHHRLLAPGTGGGALLDLGIYPVQLDSMVLGAPDRIEVTGSLTDSGVDATSTLVLGHGAEQSTLMTSILTRTPTVAAICGAEARIEIAGPFHVPTAITVRSNDLFEPPQEWADATGVALMDGLAWEATAFATYVGEGRAESPLHTHAETVSILETIDTARRRLGAR; from the coding sequence ATGCTGCCGTCATCCCTTCCCGAGTTCGACACCTTCCTCCCCGCCCGCGGCGAGCCGGCGCTGCGCTGGGGCGTGATCGGCGCCGGCTGGATCGCCGGGTTCTTCGTCGATGCCGTCTCAGCCCACACCGCGCAGCGGATTACGGCGGTCGCGGCGCGCTCGCCGGAGCGCGCGGCCGACTTCGCCGTCCGCCACGGCATCGAGCGGTCCCACACGGACGTCGACGCGCTGCTGGCCGATCCGCACGTCGACGTCGTGTACATCGCGGCGCCCCAGAGCGAGCACCTCGACCTCGGGCTGCGGGCCATCGCGGCCGGCAAGGACGTGCTCGTCGAGAAGCCGCTGGCGATCACACCGGCCGACGCGCGAACTCTGATCGAGGCCGCGACTCGCGCGGGCGTCTTCCTCATGGAGGCGATGTGGAGCCGCTACCAGCCGCAGTCGCTGCTGATCCGGCGGCTGATCGAGGAGGGCGTGATCGGCGACCCGATGTCCGTCATCGCCGATCACGGCCAGCCGCTCGCCAAGGACCCGCATCACCGGCTGCTCGCGCCGGGGACCGGCGGCGGCGCGCTCCTGGACCTCGGGATCTACCCGGTGCAGCTGGACTCGATGGTGCTGGGCGCGCCCGACCGCATCGAGGTGACCGGTTCACTGACCGATTCCGGCGTGGACGCGACGTCGACGCTCGTCCTCGGCCACGGGGCGGAGCAGTCGACGCTCATGACCTCGATCCTCACGCGCACGCCGACCGTCGCCGCGATCTGCGGCGCCGAGGCGCGCATCGAGATCGCAGGGCCCTTCCATGTGCCGACCGCGATCACGGTGCGCAGCAACGATCTGTTCGAGCCTCCGCAGGAGTGGGCGGATGCCACCGGGGTGGCGCTCATGGACGGACTGGCGTGGGAGGCGACGGCGTTCGCGACCTACGTCGGGGAGGGCCGGGCCGAGTCTCCGCTGCACACCCACGCCGAGACGGTGTCGATCCTCGAGACGATCGACACCGCGCGTCGCCGCCTCGGAGCCCGCTGA
- a CDS encoding dihydroxyacetone kinase family protein: protein MTRLWNEPADFADEMIEGFVAANSRYVRRVTGGVVRSTVVPAGQVAVVVGGGSGHYPAFAGLVGPGFAHGAAMGNLFASPSTQQVHAVAKAADAGGGVFFSYGNYAGDVLNFDAAQERLRAEGIPCETVTVTDDIFSARVAEKHKRRGIAGDLTVFRIAAAAAESGADLAEVTRLARLANERTRSFGVAFTGCTLPGAEQPLFSVPEGRMAVGLGIHGEPGIDETDIPTADGLAEMLVSRLLEELPEGVEDAAGARVIPVLNGLGSLKYEEMFVVYRRIAQLLENAGLEIVDPHVGEYCTSFDMAGTSLTLFWLTDELEQLWETPVDTPAYRRGAVAAAARADVTTDAAAAASEIPPTDAESRALAATVQHALKTIADTVDAHVDELGRIDAIAGDGDHGIGMQRGSHAAVTGGTAAFEAGAGARTTLERAADAWSDRAGGTSGALWGVILTRLAAALGDTARPGAAEVAAGVADAVAAVMSYGKAEVGDKTMVDALVPFSQALTDAVEQGAPFTEAWSVAAAAATSAATATADLLPRMGRARSHGEHSVGTPDPGAISFALIVTAVGDVLAADLVPEDRA from the coding sequence ATGACGCGACTGTGGAACGAGCCCGCCGACTTCGCGGACGAGATGATCGAGGGCTTCGTGGCTGCGAACAGCCGGTATGTGCGTCGCGTGACCGGCGGTGTGGTGCGGTCGACGGTCGTGCCCGCGGGCCAGGTCGCGGTGGTCGTGGGCGGTGGATCGGGCCACTACCCGGCGTTCGCGGGCTTGGTGGGTCCGGGGTTCGCGCATGGCGCGGCGATGGGGAATCTGTTCGCGTCGCCGTCGACGCAGCAGGTGCACGCGGTCGCGAAGGCAGCAGATGCCGGCGGCGGCGTGTTCTTCTCGTACGGCAACTACGCCGGCGACGTGCTGAACTTCGACGCGGCCCAGGAGCGGCTCCGCGCCGAAGGCATCCCGTGCGAGACGGTCACAGTGACCGACGACATCTTCTCCGCACGCGTGGCCGAGAAGCACAAGCGTCGCGGCATCGCCGGGGACCTGACGGTGTTCCGCATCGCGGCCGCTGCGGCGGAGTCCGGTGCGGACCTCGCGGAAGTGACCCGCCTGGCACGGCTGGCGAACGAGCGGACCCGGTCGTTCGGGGTCGCGTTCACCGGCTGCACCCTCCCCGGCGCTGAGCAGCCGCTGTTCTCCGTCCCGGAGGGACGCATGGCCGTGGGGCTCGGGATCCACGGCGAGCCCGGCATCGACGAAACCGACATCCCCACCGCCGACGGCCTGGCCGAGATGCTGGTTTCCCGCCTTCTCGAGGAGCTGCCCGAGGGGGTCGAAGACGCCGCCGGCGCGCGGGTGATCCCGGTGCTGAACGGACTGGGGTCGCTGAAGTACGAGGAGATGTTCGTCGTTTACCGGCGCATCGCGCAGCTGCTCGAGAACGCCGGGCTCGAGATCGTCGACCCGCACGTGGGCGAGTACTGCACGAGCTTCGACATGGCCGGCACCTCGCTCACCCTCTTCTGGCTCACCGACGAGCTCGAGCAGCTGTGGGAGACCCCCGTCGACACCCCCGCCTACCGGCGCGGCGCGGTCGCCGCCGCCGCGCGCGCCGATGTCACGACGGATGCCGCGGCCGCCGCATCCGAGATCCCGCCCACCGATGCCGAGTCGCGTGCGCTCGCGGCGACGGTGCAGCATGCCCTGAAGACGATCGCGGACACCGTCGATGCGCACGTCGACGAGCTCGGCCGCATCGACGCGATCGCCGGCGACGGCGACCACGGCATCGGCATGCAGCGCGGCTCGCACGCGGCCGTCACCGGCGGCACGGCCGCCTTCGAGGCCGGCGCGGGCGCCCGCACGACCCTCGAACGGGCGGCGGATGCCTGGTCCGACCGCGCCGGCGGCACCTCGGGCGCCCTGTGGGGTGTCATCCTCACCCGCCTCGCCGCCGCGCTCGGCGACACCGCCCGGCCCGGTGCCGCCGAGGTCGCCGCGGGCGTCGCCGACGCCGTCGCCGCGGTGATGTCGTACGGCAAGGCCGAGGTGGGCGACAAGACGATGGTCGACGCCCTCGTCCCCTTCTCGCAGGCGCTCACCGACGCCGTCGAGCAGGGCGCACCGTTCACCGAAGCGTGGTCGGTCGCCGCCGCTGCCGCCACCAGCGCCGCCACCGCGACCGCCGACCTTCTCCCCCGCATGGGCCGTGCACGCTCGCACGGCGAGCACAGCGTGGGCACTCCTGACCCGGGGGCGATCTCGTTCGCCCTCATCGTGACCGCCGTGGGCGATGTGCTCGCGGCCGACCTCGTCCCGGAGGACCGAGCATGA
- a CDS encoding ribose-5-phosphate isomerase, giving the protein MTDITPAPLRIVIGCDDAGYDYKEILKKDLENSAGVASVVDVGVDADGHTPYPKVAIEAAQQVAAGDADRALLICGTGLGVAIAANKVPGIRAVTAHDSFSVERGVLSNNAQVLTMGQRVVGIELARRLVREWLTYRFDETSASAAKVAVIGEYETTGSC; this is encoded by the coding sequence ATGACCGACATCACTCCCGCTCCGCTTCGCATCGTCATCGGCTGCGACGACGCCGGCTACGACTACAAGGAGATCCTCAAGAAGGACCTCGAGAACAGCGCCGGCGTCGCGTCGGTGGTCGACGTGGGCGTCGACGCCGACGGGCACACCCCGTACCCGAAGGTCGCGATCGAGGCCGCCCAGCAGGTCGCCGCGGGCGACGCCGACCGGGCGCTGCTGATCTGCGGCACGGGCCTGGGGGTCGCGATCGCGGCGAACAAGGTGCCCGGCATCCGCGCCGTCACCGCGCACGACTCGTTCTCGGTCGAGCGGGGCGTGCTGTCCAACAACGCCCAGGTCCTCACCATGGGCCAGCGCGTCGTCGGCATCGAACTCGCCCGCCGCCTCGTCCGCGAGTGGCTCACCTACCGCTTCGACGAGACCAGCGCATCGGCGGCGAAGGTCGCCGTGATCGGCGAGTACGAGACCACCGGCTCCTGCTGA
- a CDS encoding FAD-binding protein, translated as MARNWAGTYEYTAPRIVEATSVADVRAAVAGTGRVHALGTRHSFTDLPDTTGTLIDVTGLPPVFALDEDAATVTVAAGTRYGVLAVWLDERGWALRNMGSLPHINVAGATATGTHGSGDANPVLSASVRALTYVGADGELHEVRRGDTDFAALVVGLGAFGIVVAVTLDIVPAFRVRQDLYTGVTWDAALADLGAVTGAGYSVSLFSRWEPDTIAHVWVKTRLESDDDSVPETILDGVRATGDESPLSGDDNVTELDGVPGPWMLRLPHFRLDAQPSFGEEIQTEYFVSRADAVGALRAVHALADAIRPHLIWTEVRTASADDLWLSPAYERDSVIIHFTWYDHPDAVWGLLPAIEDALAPFSARPHWGKVHRFDRAAIERVVPRLADARAVFERLDPDGRFVNDHLVRVGVREPR; from the coding sequence ATGGCGAGGAACTGGGCCGGGACCTACGAATACACCGCGCCCCGCATCGTCGAGGCGACGTCCGTCGCCGACGTGCGGGCGGCGGTCGCCGGGACCGGGCGCGTCCACGCGCTCGGCACGCGTCATTCGTTCACCGATCTGCCCGACACGACCGGCACGCTGATCGACGTCACCGGGCTCCCGCCGGTGTTCGCGCTCGACGAGGATGCGGCGACCGTCACGGTCGCGGCCGGCACCCGGTACGGGGTGCTGGCGGTGTGGCTCGACGAGCGGGGGTGGGCGCTGCGCAACATGGGCTCCCTGCCGCACATCAACGTCGCCGGCGCGACGGCGACCGGCACGCACGGCTCGGGGGACGCCAATCCGGTGCTGTCGGCATCCGTGCGCGCACTGACCTACGTCGGCGCCGACGGCGAGCTGCACGAGGTGCGGCGCGGGGACACCGACTTCGCCGCCCTCGTGGTGGGCCTCGGCGCCTTCGGCATCGTCGTGGCGGTGACCCTCGACATCGTGCCCGCCTTCCGTGTGCGCCAGGACCTCTACACGGGCGTGACATGGGACGCCGCGCTCGCGGATCTCGGGGCCGTCACCGGTGCCGGGTACAGCGTGTCGCTGTTCTCGCGCTGGGAGCCGGACACCATCGCGCACGTCTGGGTGAAGACCCGGCTGGAATCCGACGACGACTCCGTGCCCGAGACGATCCTCGACGGCGTGCGCGCGACCGGCGACGAGTCGCCGCTCAGCGGCGACGACAACGTCACCGAGCTCGACGGCGTCCCGGGCCCGTGGATGCTGCGCCTGCCGCACTTCCGCCTCGACGCCCAGCCGTCCTTCGGCGAGGAGATCCAGACCGAGTACTTCGTCTCGCGCGCCGACGCGGTGGGCGCCCTTCGTGCGGTGCACGCGCTGGCCGATGCCATCCGCCCGCACCTCATCTGGACCGAGGTGCGCACCGCCTCCGCCGACGACCTGTGGCTGAGCCCGGCGTACGAGCGCGACAGCGTCATCATCCACTTCACCTGGTACGACCACCCGGATGCCGTATGGGGTCTGCTCCCGGCCATCGAAGACGCCCTCGCGCCGTTCTCGGCCCGCCCGCACTGGGGCAAGGTCCACCGGTTCGACCGCGCCGCGATCGAGCGCGTCGTGCCACGGCTGGCGGACGCCCGCGCCGTGTTCGAGCGGCTCGACCCCGACGGCCGCTTCGTGAACGACCACCTCGTGCGCGTCGGCGTGCGAGAGCCGCGCTGA
- a CDS encoding triose-phosphate isomerase, whose translation MPGPVTVGVSLKTYFGHQQARDWFDLVAGRVAAHPAVTAGAVSFFVIPTYLQIPAALDAFAGTPVLIGAQDVSEYEPGAYTGEVSAAELAEAGVRVAEIGHAERRRLFGETDEVTAAKAAASLRHGLTPVLCLGESERMPVANAAAATVAQLHADLVGAPAGPVTVAYEPVWAIGAAEPAPIDHIAGVALALREALDAQPGREGSAVIYGGSAGPGLLTRLDDSVDGLFLGRFAHDSGNLLAVLDEAAALAEARA comes from the coding sequence ATGCCCGGACCCGTCACCGTCGGGGTGAGCCTGAAGACCTACTTCGGCCACCAGCAGGCCCGCGACTGGTTCGACCTCGTCGCCGGCCGCGTCGCCGCGCACCCCGCGGTCACGGCCGGGGCGGTCAGCTTCTTCGTCATCCCGACCTACCTGCAGATCCCCGCCGCCCTCGACGCGTTCGCCGGGACGCCGGTGCTGATCGGCGCGCAGGACGTCTCGGAGTACGAGCCGGGGGCGTACACCGGCGAGGTCTCCGCCGCCGAACTCGCCGAGGCGGGCGTCCGCGTCGCCGAGATCGGTCACGCCGAGCGCCGCCGCCTGTTCGGCGAGACCGACGAGGTCACCGCCGCGAAGGCCGCGGCATCCCTCCGCCACGGGCTGACGCCGGTGCTGTGCCTCGGCGAGAGCGAGCGGATGCCGGTCGCCAACGCCGCGGCAGCAACGGTCGCGCAGCTGCACGCCGACCTCGTCGGCGCCCCGGCCGGACCGGTCACCGTCGCCTACGAGCCCGTGTGGGCGATCGGAGCCGCCGAGCCCGCGCCCATCGACCACATCGCCGGCGTCGCCCTCGCCCTCCGGGAGGCCCTCGACGCGCAGCCGGGACGGGAAGGGTCTGCGGTGATCTACGGCGGATCGGCCGGCCCCGGCCTGCTCACGCGTCTCGACGACTCCGTCGACGGGCTCTTCCTCGGCCGCTTCGCCCACGACTCCGGCAATCTCCTCGCGGTCCTCGACGAGGCGGCGGCCCTCGCGGAGGCCCGCGCATGA
- a CDS encoding helix-turn-helix domain containing protein: MTDARSTTAHGAGYATGRATKRAIVARAAEAFAQHGFYGASLRSIAREAGIDHSTLLHHFGNKTALLLAVLHWHDEQNVPPDSPDLSAVADELTPEQLIEGFVSTARRNAENPGLVQLLSILTAEAGSPDHPARAALKARHDQLTRIIGTMIRRQRDAGRAAADGLSPQERAALVVATWEGLQVYDALHPGELDVPALVEREFRAALGLPPAPPGVSEP; encoded by the coding sequence ATGACAGACGCTCGCTCGACGACCGCGCACGGAGCGGGCTACGCCACCGGCCGCGCGACGAAGCGCGCCATCGTCGCCCGCGCCGCCGAGGCGTTCGCGCAGCACGGTTTCTACGGCGCCTCCCTGCGCAGCATCGCCCGAGAGGCCGGCATCGATCACTCGACGCTGCTGCACCATTTCGGGAACAAGACCGCGCTGCTCCTCGCCGTCCTCCATTGGCACGACGAGCAGAACGTCCCGCCCGACTCGCCCGATCTGTCGGCTGTCGCGGACGAGCTGACGCCCGAGCAGCTGATCGAGGGCTTCGTCTCGACGGCACGGCGCAACGCAGAGAACCCCGGCCTCGTGCAGCTGCTGTCGATCCTGACCGCCGAGGCGGGGTCGCCCGATCACCCCGCACGGGCGGCGCTGAAGGCCCGGCACGACCAGCTGACGCGCATCATCGGCACGATGATCCGTCGGCAGCGCGACGCCGGCCGAGCTGCGGCGGACGGACTCAGTCCTCAGGAGCGGGCGGCGCTCGTCGTCGCGACGTGGGAGGGGCTTCAGGTGTACGACGCGCTGCATCCCGGCGAGCTGGACGTCCCCGCGCTGGTCGAGCGCGAGTTCCGAGCAGCCCTGGGCCTTCCCCCGGCTCCCCCCGGCGTCAGCGAACCGTGA
- a CDS encoding heme-degrading domain-containing protein — translation MADETESTTPQDVDEEHLAYAAFDEEEAWQLGSLLRRWAVERGHGVAIDVRRPSGLILFRAALPGATADQEHWIRRKAAVVFRFERSSAGVVARLEGVDVAAAGWFDPREYALAGGSVPVRVRGAGVVAAVTVSGLSSEEDHALVVEALRERIGSSSRPA, via the coding sequence ATGGCCGACGAGACCGAGAGCACGACCCCGCAGGATGTGGATGAGGAGCACCTGGCGTACGCCGCCTTCGATGAGGAGGAGGCGTGGCAGCTGGGGAGCCTGCTGCGGCGCTGGGCGGTGGAGCGCGGCCATGGCGTCGCGATCGACGTGCGGCGGCCCTCGGGGCTGATCCTGTTCCGCGCCGCCCTGCCCGGGGCCACGGCGGATCAGGAGCACTGGATCCGGCGCAAGGCTGCCGTCGTCTTCCGGTTCGAGCGCAGCTCGGCGGGCGTCGTCGCGCGGCTCGAGGGCGTGGATGTCGCCGCGGCGGGGTGGTTCGACCCGCGTGAGTACGCACTGGCGGGCGGGTCGGTCCCCGTGAGGGTCCGCGGTGCCGGCGTCGTGGCCGCGGTCACGGTGTCGGGCCTCTCATCCGAGGAGGACCACGCGCTGGTCGTCGAAGCGCTGCGCGAGCGGATCGGGTCGTCGAGCCGGCCCGCATGA
- a CDS encoding DUF1593 domain-containing protein, with the protein MTGGTVPRIPRPRTIVTADPELDDLNSMIRFLLYSNEVEVEGLVYASSRFHWRGDGAGTEFFLPEREYDRPQTSWRWAPGERFIDDAVDAYEQVHGHLVVHDPRYPSPQRLRSLIREGNVDFEGDTSHESPGSRLIADVLLDDRPGPVFIQLWAGPSTVARALMSIEERFAGTAEWERIRAEVSAKAVITKFASQDATYDDYILARWPGIRVIEVATMAWGYMIRQTIRPEDLPLLSAGWMRDNITSVGPLGALYRTWGDGRQMVPGDVTDFFHLSGLTADELREQGYQVWMDPQPAGEWISEGDTTNMLNLIVPSLRGHEHPAFGGWGGRAARTDVGPDTWAIADSRFGGDGDESSVTRWFADAQADFAARLEWSVTPSYADANHHPTLEIVQGEDLSVEAGEVVRLSAAADDPDGNGVVCRWWVYGEACTCQGDVSLSSVRGAETSVAVPADARSGDSIHVIAEARDDAERHPLVAYRRVVLTVR; encoded by the coding sequence GTGACCGGGGGGACGGTGCCGCGCATTCCGCGACCGCGCACCATTGTCACCGCCGACCCCGAGCTCGACGACCTCAACTCGATGATCCGCTTCCTGCTGTACAGCAACGAGGTCGAGGTCGAAGGGCTCGTGTACGCGTCGAGCCGGTTCCACTGGCGCGGTGACGGCGCCGGGACGGAGTTCTTCCTGCCCGAGCGCGAGTACGACCGACCCCAGACCTCATGGCGCTGGGCGCCCGGCGAACGGTTCATCGACGATGCCGTCGACGCGTACGAGCAGGTGCACGGGCATCTCGTCGTGCACGACCCGCGCTATCCGTCGCCGCAGCGACTGCGCTCGCTCATCCGCGAGGGCAACGTCGACTTCGAGGGTGACACGTCGCACGAGTCCCCGGGCTCGAGGCTGATCGCGGACGTCCTGCTCGACGACCGCCCCGGACCGGTCTTCATCCAGCTGTGGGCGGGGCCGAGCACGGTCGCCCGCGCGCTGATGTCGATCGAGGAGCGCTTTGCGGGAACGGCGGAGTGGGAGCGTATCCGCGCCGAGGTCTCCGCGAAGGCGGTCATCACGAAGTTCGCGTCGCAGGACGCCACGTACGACGACTACATCCTTGCGCGCTGGCCCGGCATCCGGGTCATCGAGGTGGCCACGATGGCGTGGGGCTACATGATCCGGCAGACGATCCGCCCCGAGGATCTGCCGCTGCTGAGCGCCGGGTGGATGCGCGACAACATCACGAGCGTCGGCCCGCTCGGTGCGCTGTACCGGACGTGGGGTGACGGGCGGCAGATGGTGCCCGGAGACGTCACCGACTTCTTCCACCTGTCGGGCCTGACGGCCGACGAGCTGCGCGAGCAGGGATATCAGGTGTGGATGGATCCGCAGCCCGCCGGCGAATGGATCTCGGAGGGCGACACCACCAACATGCTGAACCTCATCGTGCCGAGCCTCCGCGGCCACGAGCATCCGGCGTTCGGCGGCTGGGGCGGGCGGGCTGCGCGCACAGACGTCGGTCCCGACACGTGGGCGATCGCCGACTCCCGATTCGGCGGCGACGGGGACGAGTCCTCGGTCACGCGCTGGTTCGCCGACGCGCAGGCCGACTTCGCCGCGCGCCTGGAGTGGTCGGTGACGCCGTCGTACGCCGACGCGAACCATCATCCGACCCTCGAGATCGTCCAGGGCGAGGACCTGTCGGTCGAGGCCGGCGAGGTCGTCCGGCTGTCGGCGGCCGCGGATGATCCGGACGGCAATGGCGTCGTGTGCCGGTGGTGGGTCTACGGCGAGGCCTGCACGTGTCAGGGCGATGTGTCCCTCTCATCGGTCCGGGGTGCGGAGACCTCCGTCGCCGTGCCGGCCGACGCCCGATCCGGGGATTCGATCCACGTGATCGCCGAGGCGCGGGACGATGCCGAGCGGCATCCGCTCGTGGCCTACCGTCGGGTGGTGCTCACGGTTCGCTGA
- a CDS encoding nucleoside hydrolase, with protein MTRIPLPDSRAAHPARVAWVLGTAPWQAIPPASAPRARVIIDNDFSGDPDDLYQLVHHVLSPSVEIPLIVASHLRADDPFDSSGRSAENAALVVRDLFARMGLTSTEVIRTGASEGLADRTTPRAAPAVQAIIDEAMREDPRPLFYAAGGGLTDLASAYLVEPRIAERLTLVWIGGAEHDGLAVPPPNAMPIEYNLLIDPIAAQVVFNDSTIPVWQVPRDVYRQCLVSDAELRLRVAATGALGRYLYDEVAQVFALVGTHLGGAGETYAMGDSPLVLLTALQSVFEPDSSSSRHIERPTPAIGDDGRYSDVDGARPMRVYTWVSTRLMFEDFFLKLAEFEDWLAATDAGGAS; from the coding sequence ATGACCCGCATCCCCTTACCCGACTCGCGCGCGGCGCACCCGGCCCGCGTCGCGTGGGTGCTCGGCACGGCGCCCTGGCAGGCGATCCCGCCGGCATCCGCTCCACGGGCTCGGGTCATCATCGACAACGACTTCTCGGGCGACCCCGACGACCTGTACCAGCTGGTGCACCACGTGCTCTCGCCGAGCGTGGAGATCCCGCTCATCGTGGCGTCGCATCTGCGCGCCGATGACCCCTTCGACTCGTCTGGCCGCAGCGCCGAGAACGCGGCGCTCGTCGTGCGCGACCTGTTCGCGCGGATGGGGCTGACCTCGACCGAGGTGATCCGCACCGGCGCGAGCGAGGGCCTCGCCGACCGGACGACCCCTCGCGCCGCGCCCGCCGTCCAGGCGATCATCGACGAGGCCATGCGCGAGGACCCTCGGCCCCTGTTTTACGCGGCGGGCGGCGGACTCACCGACCTGGCTTCGGCATATCTCGTCGAGCCCCGTATCGCCGAGCGCCTCACCCTCGTCTGGATCGGCGGAGCCGAGCACGACGGGCTGGCCGTGCCGCCGCCGAACGCCATGCCGATCGAGTACAACCTGCTGATCGACCCGATCGCGGCCCAGGTGGTCTTCAACGACTCGACCATCCCGGTGTGGCAGGTGCCGCGTGACGTCTATCGGCAGTGCCTGGTGTCGGACGCCGAGCTGCGGCTGCGCGTCGCGGCGACCGGGGCGCTCGGGCGCTACCTGTACGACGAGGTCGCGCAGGTCTTCGCGCTCGTCGGCACGCACCTCGGCGGCGCGGGCGAGACCTACGCCATGGGGGACTCGCCCCTGGTGCTGCTGACGGCGCTCCAATCGGTGTTCGAGCCGGACTCCTCCTCGAGTCGCCACATCGAGCGCCCGACGCCGGCGATCGGCGACGACGGACGCTACTCGGACGTGGACGGGGCGAGGCCGATGCGCGTGTACACGTGGGTGAGCACGCGCCTGATGTTCGAGGACTTCTTCCTCAAGCTCGCCGAATTCGAAGACTGGCTGGCCGCGACGGATGCCGGAGGTGCATCGTGA
- a CDS encoding FCD domain-containing protein, with amino-acid sequence MPAYRDDRSAEITASLGALPAGTPVSEVARRLMDLFTSGSIEPGTRLPPERQLALTLEVGRSAVREALAALEILGIVDVRPGSGTYLRGTASDLLPQTLRWGLLIGRKSTVELLELRSGLEIYVARLAASRATAADLDALSSTLDRMRAGTDNLKALARADLDFHTALSAAAGNDTLVDLLAVVRSLLQVYADRAVQDEASARAAIAEHQAVFAAVSAHDENEAAAAMAEHMTTASARLAAEATP; translated from the coding sequence ATGCCCGCCTATCGCGACGACCGCTCGGCCGAGATCACGGCATCGCTCGGCGCACTGCCGGCGGGGACCCCGGTGTCCGAGGTCGCGCGTCGCCTCATGGACCTCTTCACGAGCGGATCCATCGAGCCCGGCACGCGCCTGCCCCCCGAGCGCCAGCTCGCGCTCACCCTCGAAGTCGGACGGTCGGCCGTGCGCGAGGCGCTCGCCGCCCTCGAGATCCTGGGCATCGTCGATGTGCGCCCCGGCTCGGGCACGTACCTGCGCGGCACGGCGAGCGACCTGCTGCCGCAGACTCTCCGCTGGGGGCTGCTGATCGGGCGCAAGAGCACGGTCGAGCTGCTCGAGCTGCGGTCGGGGCTGGAGATCTACGTGGCGCGCCTCGCGGCGTCCCGCGCGACCGCCGCCGACCTCGACGCGCTGTCGTCGACGCTGGATCGCATGCGGGCCGGAACCGACAATCTCAAGGCTCTGGCGCGCGCCGACCTGGACTTCCACACCGCGCTGTCCGCCGCCGCCGGCAACGACACCCTGGTGGATCTGCTCGCGGTCGTCCGTTCGCTGCTGCAGGTGTACGCCGACCGTGCCGTGCAGGACGAGGCATCCGCGAGGGCCGCCATCGCCGAGCATCAGGCGGTCTTCGCCGCCGTGTCCGCCCACGACGAGAACGAGGCGGCCGCTGCGATGGCGGAGCACATGACCACCGCTTCGGCGCGGCTCGCCGCCGAAGCCACCCCCTGA